In Callospermophilus lateralis isolate mCalLat2 chromosome 4, mCalLat2.hap1, whole genome shotgun sequence, one genomic interval encodes:
- the Egr3 gene encoding early growth response protein 3 isoform X1 — MTGKLAEKLPVTMSSLLNQLPDNLYPEEIPSALNLFSGSSDSVAHYNQMATENVMDIGLTNEKPNPELSYSGSFQPAPGNKTVTYLGKFAFDSPSNWCQDNIISLMSAGILGVPPASGALSTQTSTASMVQPPQGDVEAMYPALPPYSNCGDLYSEPVSFHDPQGNPGLAYSPQDYQSTKPALDSNLFPMIPDYNLYHHPNDMGSIPEHKPFQGMDPIRVNPPPITPLETIKAFKDKQIHPSFGSLPQPPLTLKPIRPRKYPNRPSKTPLHERPHACPAEGCDRRFSRSDELTRHLRIHTGHKPFQCRICMRSFSRSDHLTTHIRTHTGEKPFACEFCGRKFARSDERKRHAKIHLKQKEKKAEKGGAPSASSAPTVSLAPVVTTCA, encoded by the exons ATGACCGGCAAACTCGCCGAGAAGCTGCCGGTGACCATGAGCAGTTTGCTAAACCAACTGCCTGACAATTTGTACCCCGAGGAGATCCCCAGCGCGCTCAACCTCTTCTCTGGCAGCAGCGACTCGGTGGCCCATTACAATCAGATGGCTACAG agaatgtgatggacatcggtCTGACCAACGAGAAGCCCAACCCGGAACTCTCTTACTCGGGCTCCTTCCAGCCAGCCCCCGGCAACAAGACCGTGACCTACTTGGGAAAGTTCGCTTTCGACTCCCCTTCCAATTGGTGCCAGGACAACATTATTAGCCTCATGAGTGCCGGCATCTTGGGGGTGCCCCCGGCCTCAGGGGCGCTCAGCACGCAGACATCCACCGCCAGCATGGTGCAGCCGCCGCAGGGAGACGTGGAGGCCATGTATCCGGCGTTACCCCCTTATTCCAACTGCGGAGATCTCTACTCGGAGCCCGTATCTTTCCACGATCCCCAGGGCAACCCCGGGCTCGCCTATTCCCCCCAGGATTACCAATCGACCAAGCCAGCCTTGGACAGCAATCTCTTCCCCATGATTCCTGACTACAACCTGTACCACCACCCCAACGACATGGGCTCCATTCCGGAGCACAAGCCCTTCCAGGGCATGGACCCCATCCGGGTCAATCCGCCCCCTATCACCCCTCTGGAGACCATCAAGGCGTTCAAAGACAAGCAGATCCACCCGAGCTTCGGTAGCCTGCCCCAGCCGCCTCTCACGCTCAAGCCCATCCGGCCCCGCAAGTATCCCAACCGGCCTAGCAAGACCCCGCTCCATGAGCGGCCCCATGCGTGCCCGGCGGAGGGCTGCGACCGCCGCTTCAGCCGCTCGGACGAGCTGACCCGGCATCTGCGTATCCACACGGGCCACAAGCCCTTCCAGTGCCGGATCTGCATGCGGAGCTTCAGCCGAAGCGACCACCTCACCACTCATATCCGCACGCATACGGGCGAGAAGCCCTTTGCCTGCGAGTTCTGCGGGCGCAAGTTTGCGCGCAGCGACGAGCGCAAGCGCCACGCCAAGATCCACCTCAAGCAAAAGGAGAAGAAGGCGGAGAAGGGGGGTGCGCCCTCCGCGTCCTCGGCGCCCACCGTGTCTCTGGCCCCCGTGGTCACCACCTGCGCCTGA
- the Egr3 gene encoding early growth response protein 3 isoform X2 — MEPCAAWSPRGGRENVMDIGLTNEKPNPELSYSGSFQPAPGNKTVTYLGKFAFDSPSNWCQDNIISLMSAGILGVPPASGALSTQTSTASMVQPPQGDVEAMYPALPPYSNCGDLYSEPVSFHDPQGNPGLAYSPQDYQSTKPALDSNLFPMIPDYNLYHHPNDMGSIPEHKPFQGMDPIRVNPPPITPLETIKAFKDKQIHPSFGSLPQPPLTLKPIRPRKYPNRPSKTPLHERPHACPAEGCDRRFSRSDELTRHLRIHTGHKPFQCRICMRSFSRSDHLTTHIRTHTGEKPFACEFCGRKFARSDERKRHAKIHLKQKEKKAEKGGAPSASSAPTVSLAPVVTTCA, encoded by the exons ATGGAGCCATGTGCGGCGTGGAGTCCCCGCGGTGGGAGAG agaatgtgatggacatcggtCTGACCAACGAGAAGCCCAACCCGGAACTCTCTTACTCGGGCTCCTTCCAGCCAGCCCCCGGCAACAAGACCGTGACCTACTTGGGAAAGTTCGCTTTCGACTCCCCTTCCAATTGGTGCCAGGACAACATTATTAGCCTCATGAGTGCCGGCATCTTGGGGGTGCCCCCGGCCTCAGGGGCGCTCAGCACGCAGACATCCACCGCCAGCATGGTGCAGCCGCCGCAGGGAGACGTGGAGGCCATGTATCCGGCGTTACCCCCTTATTCCAACTGCGGAGATCTCTACTCGGAGCCCGTATCTTTCCACGATCCCCAGGGCAACCCCGGGCTCGCCTATTCCCCCCAGGATTACCAATCGACCAAGCCAGCCTTGGACAGCAATCTCTTCCCCATGATTCCTGACTACAACCTGTACCACCACCCCAACGACATGGGCTCCATTCCGGAGCACAAGCCCTTCCAGGGCATGGACCCCATCCGGGTCAATCCGCCCCCTATCACCCCTCTGGAGACCATCAAGGCGTTCAAAGACAAGCAGATCCACCCGAGCTTCGGTAGCCTGCCCCAGCCGCCTCTCACGCTCAAGCCCATCCGGCCCCGCAAGTATCCCAACCGGCCTAGCAAGACCCCGCTCCATGAGCGGCCCCATGCGTGCCCGGCGGAGGGCTGCGACCGCCGCTTCAGCCGCTCGGACGAGCTGACCCGGCATCTGCGTATCCACACGGGCCACAAGCCCTTCCAGTGCCGGATCTGCATGCGGAGCTTCAGCCGAAGCGACCACCTCACCACTCATATCCGCACGCATACGGGCGAGAAGCCCTTTGCCTGCGAGTTCTGCGGGCGCAAGTTTGCGCGCAGCGACGAGCGCAAGCGCCACGCCAAGATCCACCTCAAGCAAAAGGAGAAGAAGGCGGAGAAGGGGGGTGCGCCCTCCGCGTCCTCGGCGCCCACCGTGTCTCTGGCCCCCGTGGTCACCACCTGCGCCTGA